From one Butyricimonas faecihominis genomic stretch:
- a CDS encoding SusC/RagA family TonB-linked outer membrane protein: MMKKVVIQLRKFLFIFVTLLLAYGTMLREEVSAQTQQMSVKFENMSLLDALGHLSKQTGGKILYNHERIDKSVRINVVLTNKALPEILNKCLQGTKYMYKEVDGVYVISEKEEVVVQEKKEIVVKGNVKDERGEPMPGATIILKGTTIGITSNETGDFTLLLPAKDSLILLVSFIGYETQEIKVQGDKKLNIRMKIETSALEDVVVTGYANIDKKSFTGNAVSVSKEELLKVSKSNVIQALQVFDPSFRIRENNKWGSDPNALPEVNIRGTSSTGVKALDADPLDKSNLKNNSNLPTFIMDGFEISVEKLYDFDPNRIQNITILKDAAATAIYGSRAANGVVVITTVAPKAGQLSVTYGLTGKVSTPDLSDYNLMNARELLDTEIAAGFYEAETFPELYSKREELLAKEANIVRGVNTYWLSQPLRTEFNTQHSLYIEGGAQGLRYGIDFSYRNDKGVMKESFRKRVGGGFSINYQIKGLSVRNYISYSVMNSEDSPYGSFSSYTSALPYDRYKDENGVIAQNLPQWHNRSGMTTEDLGRVNPLYESTLNNFSGSKYEELIDNFGVNWMFAEHFQLKGDFSVTRRFSTTERFVDPKSLQNKNESLSVNNMSSGSYNLSKSEELSWNTNILFAYNQMVNGHNINLTAGMNIKANKSEGSSSQYKGFPSGSLNSINYAEEIYEKPTANERLSRMVGFLAGLNYTYNNIYLLDASCRFDGSSDFGKDKKFAPFWSAGLGINIHNYEFMKQQGVLSTLKLRASYGATGKVNFPPYVAKTTYKVLTEEWYRTGFGALLKALGNPALSWEKTKTFDAGFQLGFMHDRLFITGSWYHKKTTGLITTVAIPTSSGFNDYYDNMGNVLNKGIELDVKYEIVRCQDWNFSVYGNMSHNKNEILAISEALKRYNDRVNQYYQRNSNLKSSSEILTKYEEGGSNTAKYGMKSLGIDPANGKEMFLKKDGTITYTWSGDEMVIIGDTEPDAQGSFGFNVRYKNLSLFASFMYKFGGDAYNSTLVTKVENAKIYEENVDKRVLKQRWQKPGDNAKYKDIRNQDGYTKPTSRFMQKDNELSLNSITLGYDLDSKFLRKYKFGLVRFELGANELFRISTIKQERGTEFPYAHSYNFSIKVNFN, encoded by the coding sequence ATGATGAAAAAAGTTGTGATTCAATTGCGGAAATTCTTGTTTATTTTCGTGACTCTGTTGCTGGCTTACGGGACCATGCTAAGGGAAGAGGTTTCAGCCCAAACGCAACAAATGAGTGTTAAGTTTGAAAATATGTCTCTTTTGGATGCCTTGGGACATTTAAGCAAACAAACGGGTGGAAAGATATTATACAATCATGAGCGGATAGATAAATCCGTGAGGATTAATGTCGTATTGACGAACAAAGCTCTTCCTGAGATTCTGAATAAATGTTTGCAAGGGACAAAGTATATGTACAAGGAAGTAGATGGGGTATATGTTATTTCCGAGAAAGAAGAGGTGGTTGTTCAAGAAAAGAAGGAGATTGTGGTGAAAGGAAATGTAAAGGATGAGAGGGGTGAGCCCATGCCGGGTGCCACGATTATATTGAAAGGTACGACGATCGGTATAACCTCTAATGAGACGGGAGATTTTACATTGCTTCTGCCTGCTAAAGACTCGTTGATATTACTTGTTTCCTTTATCGGTTATGAAACACAGGAGATAAAAGTACAAGGAGACAAGAAGCTGAATATACGGATGAAGATCGAGACGAGTGCTTTGGAGGATGTGGTCGTGACTGGATATGCCAATATTGATAAAAAGAGCTTTACCGGAAATGCTGTTAGCGTGAGCAAAGAGGAATTACTGAAAGTTTCCAAGTCAAACGTGATTCAAGCATTACAGGTTTTTGACCCTTCCTTTAGAATTAGGGAGAATAATAAATGGGGATCAGACCCGAATGCATTACCAGAGGTGAATATCCGGGGTACTTCCAGTACGGGAGTGAAGGCGTTGGATGCCGATCCGTTGGATAAATCGAATTTGAAAAATAATTCAAATCTACCAACATTTATTATGGATGGCTTCGAAATTAGTGTGGAGAAGTTATACGATTTTGATCCTAATAGAATTCAAAACATTACAATTTTGAAGGATGCTGCTGCAACTGCGATTTACGGTTCTCGTGCTGCCAATGGGGTGGTGGTCATTACAACCGTGGCTCCGAAAGCCGGACAGTTGTCTGTAACATATGGTTTGACCGGAAAAGTTTCTACTCCTGATTTGAGTGATTATAATTTGATGAATGCCAGAGAATTATTGGATACGGAAATTGCGGCAGGTTTTTATGAGGCAGAGACTTTTCCCGAATTGTATTCTAAGCGGGAGGAATTGTTAGCTAAGGAGGCGAATATAGTGCGGGGAGTGAATACTTATTGGCTGTCGCAACCTTTACGTACTGAATTCAACACACAGCATAGTTTGTATATCGAGGGGGGAGCTCAAGGACTTCGATATGGAATCGATTTTAGTTATCGGAATGATAAAGGAGTGATGAAAGAATCTTTCCGAAAGAGAGTAGGAGGAGGCTTTTCTATTAATTACCAGATTAAAGGATTGTCAGTACGAAATTATATCTCTTATAGCGTGATGAATTCAGAGGATTCTCCATATGGCTCTTTTTCTAGTTATACATCTGCGTTGCCTTATGATCGTTATAAAGATGAAAATGGGGTAATTGCCCAAAATTTGCCTCAATGGCATAATAGATCCGGGATGACGACTGAGGATTTGGGACGGGTAAATCCATTGTACGAGTCAACGTTGAATAATTTCAGTGGATCAAAGTATGAAGAGCTAATTGATAACTTTGGTGTGAATTGGATGTTTGCTGAGCATTTTCAGTTAAAGGGTGATTTTAGTGTGACCCGCCGTTTTTCTACGACAGAACGTTTCGTTGATCCAAAGTCTTTACAAAATAAGAATGAATCATTGTCTGTAAATAATATGTCTTCTGGCTCGTATAATTTAAGTAAGAGTGAAGAACTTAGTTGGAATACCAATATTTTGTTTGCATATAATCAAATGGTGAATGGGCATAATATAAATTTGACTGCCGGGATGAATATTAAGGCAAATAAAAGTGAGGGGAGTTCCAGTCAATACAAAGGTTTCCCATCGGGTTCGTTGAACTCTATTAATTATGCCGAGGAAATATATGAAAAGCCGACTGCTAATGAACGTTTGAGTCGTATGGTTGGTTTTTTGGCCGGATTGAATTACACGTATAATAATATTTATTTATTGGATGCTTCTTGTCGTTTTGACGGTTCTTCAGATTTTGGTAAGGATAAAAAATTTGCACCTTTCTGGTCAGCCGGACTCGGTATTAATATTCATAATTATGAATTTATGAAACAACAAGGTGTGTTGTCAACATTGAAGCTACGAGCTTCATACGGAGCTACGGGTAAGGTGAATTTTCCCCCTTATGTGGCAAAAACAACTTACAAGGTGTTGACAGAGGAATGGTATCGTACCGGATTTGGTGCATTACTGAAAGCATTGGGTAATCCGGCTTTATCTTGGGAGAAAACGAAAACTTTTGATGCCGGATTCCAATTAGGTTTTATGCATGACCGTTTGTTTATCACGGGAAGTTGGTATCACAAGAAAACGACAGGTTTGATTACCACGGTAGCTATTCCGACATCCTCTGGTTTCAATGATTATTATGATAATATGGGTAATGTTTTGAATAAAGGTATTGAGTTGGATGTGAAGTACGAGATTGTAAGATGTCAGGATTGGAATTTCTCTGTCTATGGAAATATGTCTCATAATAAAAACGAGATATTAGCGATTTCGGAGGCATTAAAACGGTATAATGACCGGGTAAATCAGTATTACCAACGAAATTCGAATTTGAAATCGTCTTCGGAAATTTTAACAAAATATGAAGAAGGAGGTTCTAATACGGCCAAATATGGAATGAAATCTTTAGGAATTGATCCGGCAAATGGTAAAGAGATGTTTTTAAAGAAAGATGGGACGATTACTTATACTTGGTCTGGAGACGAGATGGTGATTATCGGTGATACGGAACCGGATGCTCAGGGGTCTTTCGGATTTAATGTGCGTTATAAGAATTTGTCATTGTTCGCTTCGTTTATGTATAAGTTTGGTGGCGATGCCTATAATTCTACTTTGGTGACGAAGGTTGAGAATGCTAAGATTTACGAGGAAAATGTGGATAAACGTGTTTTGAAACAAAGATGGCAGAAACCAGGAGACAACGCTAAATATAAGGATATTAGAAATCAAGATGGGTACACAAAACCGACATCTCGTTTTATGCAGAAGGATAACGAGCTTAGTTTGAATTCTATTACATTAGGTTATGATTTGGATTCTAAATTCTTACGAAAATATAAATTTGGTTTGGTTCGTTTTGAATTAGGTGCAAATGAATTGTTCCGAATCTCAACGATCAAGCAAGAGCGGGGAACGGAGTTTCCTTATGCTCATTCGTATAATTTCTCTATTAAAGTTAATTTTAATTAA
- a CDS encoding DUF4843 domain-containing protein, whose translation MKGQFIFLFLLLAVFGCKEDEFDTYSSVNYLSFYNNPATDSIVETFFFHQGKDAIEVSVKFNLGGQLLTEDCPIKLCVVDSLSGLLKDGKVVSPLSDADFAFPDEMVFHKGVNVDSVFVVLKKTAQLEDAYCRVVLQIEPNEFFEIGETIYSQAKIYFTSAISIPGWWDETVNKYYLGGFTPKKYEIFCREVGVTDLTGVEEKYIREYALKFKRYLEAHPEYEDDGTRITVTVIG comes from the coding sequence ATGAAAGGACAGTTTATCTTTTTATTCCTTCTTTTGGCCGTTTTCGGATGTAAGGAAGATGAGTTCGATACATATAGTAGTGTTAATTATTTGAGTTTTTATAATAATCCGGCTACGGATAGCATCGTGGAAACCTTCTTCTTTCATCAGGGGAAGGATGCGATTGAAGTTTCCGTGAAATTTAATTTGGGAGGCCAGTTATTGACTGAGGATTGCCCGATCAAGTTGTGTGTAGTGGATTCTTTGTCGGGATTGTTGAAAGATGGGAAGGTGGTATCTCCGCTTTCAGATGCGGATTTTGCATTTCCGGATGAGATGGTTTTTCATAAAGGTGTGAATGTCGATTCGGTGTTTGTAGTATTGAAGAAAACGGCTCAATTGGAAGATGCTTATTGTCGGGTTGTATTACAAATTGAGCCGAATGAATTTTTTGAAATAGGTGAAACTATTTATAGCCAAGCAAAGATATACTTTACTTCAGCGATTTCAATTCCAGGATGGTGGGACGAGACAGTTAATAAATATTATTTAGGTGGATTTACTCCTAAGAAATACGAGATTTTTTGTCGGGAAGTGGGTGTGACTGATCTGACGGGTGTTGAGGAAAAATATATACGGGAGTATGCCTTGAAGTTTAAGCGTTATTTGGAGGCTCATCCGGAATACGAGGATGATGGAACTAGAATAACAGTGACGGTAATCGGTTAA
- a CDS encoding RNA polymerase sigma factor — MELEMNDVKGLKQGDRSCFENIFNEYSPDLYVVAYRITGNKSTAEDIVQDFFVKLWVNREKLSIYKSFRYYCFSAIHYASLNATRTKYRDTELSEELEDPSCVEYEMERAELSEKIHLAINSLPEKCKAIFVDACIEECSYVEVAEKYDISVNTVKVQVSKAYRILREKLTKEQFPFFLLIFLKSE; from the coding sequence ATGGAGTTGGAAATGAATGATGTTAAGGGGTTAAAGCAGGGAGATCGTTCTTGTTTTGAGAATATTTTTAATGAATATTCTCCTGACTTGTATGTTGTGGCGTACCGGATTACCGGTAATAAAAGTACGGCAGAAGATATAGTTCAGGATTTTTTCGTGAAATTGTGGGTGAATAGGGAGAAGTTGTCTATTTATAAATCCTTCCGTTATTATTGTTTCTCTGCAATACATTATGCGTCATTAAATGCGACAAGGACGAAATATAGGGATACGGAATTGTCAGAGGAATTGGAGGATCCTTCTTGTGTGGAGTATGAAATGGAACGGGCAGAGTTAAGCGAAAAAATTCATTTGGCAATTAATTCTTTGCCGGAAAAATGTAAAGCAATTTTTGTGGATGCCTGCATCGAGGAATGTAGCTATGTTGAAGTGGCGGAAAAGTATGATATATCGGTAAATACAGTAAAAGTACAAGTAAGTAAAGCGTATCGGATTTTACGGGAAAAATTGACTAAAGAACAATTTCCTTTTTTTTTGTTGATTTTTCTGAAATCCGAGTAA
- a CDS encoding RagB/SusD family nutrient uptake outer membrane protein → MKNKILLLLFLPLLFGCNGWLNVTPQSEVDEEDLFADGEGYRNSLNGVYSRISESDMYAQQLTWGFMDVLAQYYNFDKMNQYGAYPKAYKGDYDNSEVKGILESIWQGAYKSIANCNNLIQNIDKADVTKFLGREGEKNMLKGEALALRAFLHFDLLRLFAPVAVELNGDKTGYVPVNDNNEYLPYCETHPAMFQKRENVQGYLDKVIRDLKDAKTLLATFDTVSSVRKDQLRTTNRLLGTAGAVEDLFYCFRGFRMNYYAATAMLARVYNYKGELQLAAEQAQEVIDNGSFPVKGDYAKPKQYEDVIFALSNRKLTELFEAYYTGTNKVLCVSNTALNKILGSDTYDYRGYYHMQNLDGANKVSKKYLPVSSDQGTIPNEIIPIIRTSEMQYIAGEYYASIKDYATAASRITVVKQASGAYTPVTVQSLEDYHKAWINDAYRTFIGEGQLFFLYKKLGTEFYSGMKDEAFVFAIPDSEDVTLNQ, encoded by the coding sequence ATGAAAAACAAAATATTGTTACTATTGTTTTTACCGCTATTGTTTGGATGCAATGGCTGGTTGAATGTCACTCCGCAATCGGAAGTTGATGAAGAAGACCTTTTTGCAGACGGGGAAGGGTATCGTAATTCGTTGAACGGCGTTTATTCCCGGATTTCGGAATCGGATATGTATGCTCAACAATTGACTTGGGGATTTATGGATGTGCTGGCTCAATATTATAATTTTGACAAGATGAATCAATACGGGGCTTATCCTAAAGCTTACAAAGGTGATTACGATAATAGTGAGGTCAAAGGGATTTTAGAGAGTATTTGGCAGGGGGCTTACAAGTCAATAGCAAATTGTAATAATTTGATTCAGAATATAGATAAGGCGGATGTTACAAAATTTTTGGGGCGTGAGGGAGAAAAGAATATGTTGAAGGGGGAAGCTTTGGCTTTACGGGCTTTTTTGCACTTTGATTTATTACGCTTGTTTGCTCCCGTGGCAGTTGAATTAAATGGGGATAAAACGGGATATGTGCCTGTTAATGATAATAACGAGTATCTTCCTTATTGTGAAACTCATCCTGCGATGTTCCAGAAACGGGAGAATGTACAAGGTTATTTGGACAAAGTTATTCGGGATTTAAAAGATGCCAAAACTTTATTGGCCACGTTTGATACCGTTTCTTCTGTGAGAAAAGATCAATTGAGAACAACTAATCGTTTATTAGGAACTGCAGGAGCGGTAGAGGATTTATTCTATTGTTTCCGGGGATTCAGGATGAATTACTATGCGGCAACCGCTATGTTGGCTCGTGTATATAATTATAAAGGCGAGTTACAATTAGCGGCAGAACAAGCTCAGGAAGTGATAGATAACGGGTCTTTTCCGGTTAAGGGAGATTATGCTAAGCCCAAGCAATATGAGGATGTTATATTTGCATTGAGTAATCGGAAATTGACAGAACTTTTTGAGGCTTACTATACCGGAACCAATAAGGTGTTATGCGTGTCGAACACGGCACTAAATAAGATATTGGGATCTGATACTTATGATTATCGTGGGTATTATCATATGCAAAATTTGGATGGAGCGAATAAAGTGAGTAAAAAGTATCTTCCTGTAAGTTCTGATCAAGGAACGATCCCTAATGAAATCATCCCGATTATTCGTACAAGTGAGATGCAGTATATTGCGGGAGAGTATTATGCCTCTATTAAAGATTATGCGACGGCAGCTTCTCGTATTACGGTGGTAAAGCAGGCATCGGGTGCCTATACCCCGGTAACGGTACAAAGTCTTGAGGATTACCATAAGGCATGGATAAATGATGCTTACCGTACGTTTATCGGTGAAGGACAGTTGTTTTTCTTGTATAAGAAGTTGGGGACAGAATTTTATTCGGGAATGAAGGATGAGGCGTTTGTTTTCGCAATTCCGGATAGTGAAGATGTAACTTTAAATCAATAG
- a CDS encoding PKD-like family lipoprotein: MKKILILCLVMAWSITGCYEDKGDYDYRNLAEGTIGNVNGSYHVSVGDTLIIEPEIVFDLETKVGLKYEWSVELDSVFSREKNIEYIIPLDAPEQMKWVLQVTDTLSGLTFMTQTMVRVSSLYSDGFLILSEKNGVSSLSFLKRVKGEWDRCIYDIYEGIEGVSLDGKPVQIHLHDLGNQTDEHIMLLQDDFYKCLDLDGANLEKSLELSKEFQVIPENVRPKQVFFDDWYSFLLAEDGRVFGRKNFSSEAFHTGYFSQYPMVYMEPDVVGEEVAHQLNADRFVYDMNTENGYVFVYEKERKRFLYIRGASSYGTIGEPKCAGYPNGFIPMDNLGNNELIATSGYWWNDYYIPAGGLYNIIKRADGTYVGQMLLTDDPEDIVAESQREFKGDMMNDNILLLIPDNGRGRGFGCPYAFIASGNVLYYFGKDAEGEIVPERYYSFPAEIKAMEDEFYANEYLCVGLANGEVYLLKINSEGFASDEAGRLVMKMDQNVGTVKQIIHKAAE, from the coding sequence ATGAAAAAGATATTGATATTGTGTCTTGTGATGGCTTGGAGCATAACAGGATGTTACGAAGATAAAGGCGATTATGATTATCGCAATTTGGCAGAGGGTACAATCGGAAATGTAAATGGATCATATCATGTGTCTGTTGGAGATACGTTGATTATTGAGCCGGAGATCGTGTTCGATTTGGAAACGAAAGTTGGGTTAAAGTACGAATGGTCCGTGGAGCTTGATTCTGTGTTTTCCCGGGAGAAAAATATAGAATATATTATTCCCCTGGATGCTCCGGAGCAGATGAAATGGGTGTTGCAGGTAACTGATACATTGAGTGGATTAACTTTTATGACCCAGACGATGGTAAGGGTTAGTTCACTTTATTCCGATGGTTTTTTGATTTTATCAGAAAAAAATGGAGTGTCATCATTAAGTTTTTTAAAAAGAGTGAAAGGGGAGTGGGATCGGTGTATCTATGATATTTATGAAGGTATTGAAGGCGTTTCTTTGGATGGGAAACCTGTACAGATTCATCTGCATGATTTAGGAAATCAGACAGACGAACATATTATGCTACTGCAGGATGATTTTTATAAATGTCTTGACTTAGATGGTGCGAATTTGGAAAAATCTTTGGAATTGTCGAAAGAATTTCAGGTGATCCCGGAGAACGTGAGACCTAAGCAAGTATTCTTTGATGATTGGTATAGTTTTTTGCTGGCCGAGGACGGACGGGTATTCGGGCGTAAGAATTTTAGTTCAGAAGCTTTCCATACGGGATATTTTTCGCAATATCCGATGGTGTATATGGAACCTGATGTTGTGGGTGAAGAGGTTGCTCATCAATTGAATGCAGATCGTTTCGTGTATGATATGAATACAGAAAATGGGTACGTTTTCGTGTATGAAAAAGAGAGAAAACGATTCTTGTATATCCGGGGGGCTTCCAGCTATGGAACTATTGGTGAGCCGAAATGTGCTGGTTATCCGAATGGATTTATTCCCATGGATAACTTGGGTAATAATGAGTTAATAGCAACAAGCGGGTATTGGTGGAATGACTATTATATTCCGGCTGGCGGGTTGTATAATATCATCAAACGTGCGGATGGAACTTACGTGGGACAAATGTTATTAACAGATGACCCTGAAGATATTGTGGCAGAGTCTCAACGGGAATTTAAGGGGGATATGATGAATGATAATATTTTATTGTTGATTCCGGATAATGGTAGGGGCCGGGGATTTGGTTGTCCGTATGCTTTCATTGCTTCCGGTAATGTTTTGTATTATTTTGGAAAAGATGCGGAGGGTGAGATTGTGCCGGAACGGTATTATAGTTTTCCGGCAGAAATTAAGGCGATGGAGGATGAGTTCTATGCTAATGAATATTTGTGTGTTGGATTGGCTAATGGTGAAGTTTACCTCTTGAAGATTAATTCAGAGGGATTTGCGTCGGATGAGGCGGGACGTTTGGTTATGAAGATGGATCAAAATGTTGGTACGGTAAAACAGATTATTCATAAAGCAGCGGAATAG
- a CDS encoding FecR family protein — protein MEEYRSNMNILKEVLRGKRPHDDVEFVVWLKESEEHQKCYEEALLQAASDLRIKKSFNRQLVWNRVLDETRKKERVRMLRRYFVRYAAVLLPFVILFAWWLLKTGDVESSVEVTANEDGIMLFLSNGERVNISQFDSTGVLEKNGMKIRMTEKRDQIVYENHDDISKELIYNTLSVPARAEYCLTLEDGTKVWLAATSRLKYPVNFVGTSREVYLEGEAFFDVARDTSKPFIVNCATFSVKALGTSFDVSCYNDDEFGLATLASGKIEVALGDQKKVLSPGEQALIKEQSLSVKEVNILPYTSWMEDRLYFFNEKLESIMKRMARWYGIEVCYADPGIRELHFTGNVPKYTDIEKVFDILEFATHLDFSLEKGKVLISRSKK, from the coding sequence ATGGAAGAATATAGATCAAATATGAATATTCTGAAAGAGGTTTTACGAGGGAAACGTCCTCATGATGACGTGGAGTTCGTGGTGTGGTTAAAGGAGTCTGAGGAGCATCAGAAGTGCTACGAGGAGGCTTTACTACAAGCAGCGAGCGATTTGAGGATTAAAAAATCGTTTAATCGACAATTGGTGTGGAATCGGGTGTTGGATGAAACCCGGAAGAAGGAACGGGTACGGATGTTGCGACGTTATTTTGTGCGTTATGCGGCCGTATTGTTGCCGTTTGTGATTTTGTTTGCTTGGTGGTTACTGAAGACGGGAGACGTGGAGTCAAGTGTGGAGGTTACTGCTAATGAGGATGGTATTATGTTGTTTCTTTCTAACGGGGAGCGGGTGAACATTAGTCAGTTCGATTCGACTGGAGTACTGGAAAAGAACGGGATGAAAATTAGGATGACGGAGAAAAGGGATCAAATCGTGTACGAGAATCATGATGACATTTCCAAGGAATTAATTTATAATACATTGAGTGTCCCCGCCCGTGCAGAATATTGTCTGACTCTAGAAGATGGTACAAAGGTGTGGTTGGCAGCAACCTCCCGGTTAAAGTATCCGGTTAATTTTGTGGGAACTTCCCGGGAAGTATATTTGGAGGGTGAAGCGTTTTTTGACGTGGCGAGGGATACGTCAAAACCTTTTATTGTGAATTGTGCCACTTTTTCGGTGAAGGCTTTGGGGACATCTTTTGATGTGAGTTGCTATAATGATGATGAATTTGGCTTGGCAACTCTTGCCTCGGGAAAGATTGAGGTAGCTCTTGGGGATCAGAAAAAAGTATTGAGCCCCGGGGAGCAAGCCTTGATCAAAGAACAATCCTTATCGGTGAAAGAGGTGAATATTTTGCCTTATACGTCTTGGATGGAAGATCGGCTTTACTTTTTTAATGAAAAACTCGAGTCGATTATGAAACGGATGGCTCGTTGGTATGGAATTGAGGTGTGTTATGCGGACCCGGGCATTCGGGAATTACACTTTACAGGGAATGTGCCCAAGTATACCGATATTGAAAAAGTATTTGATATACTGGAGTTTGCTACCCATTTGGATTTTTCTTTAGAAAAAGGTAAAGTACTCATTTCCCGATCGAAGAAATAA
- a CDS encoding immunoglobulin domain-containing protein — protein sequence MKKHLLLIFALISLISLMSFTVDYGQKPKEQTQKVGMLSDIVGAPIIIAPPPSTITVFRGSNVSFKVTFISDLQVDGVLTKINKYGAKERLQRDYTLHIIGNDMIITLDEVREADEGEYDLEIFNRKGSVSVRFKLNIILY from the coding sequence ATGAAAAAACATTTATTATTGATTTTTGCATTAATCTCTTTGATTAGCTTAATGTCTTTTACTGTAGATTATGGTCAAAAGCCTAAAGAACAAACTCAAAAAGTTGGTATGCTAAGTGATATTGTGGGGGCTCCTATAATTATTGCACCGCCGCCTTCAACTATTACTGTTTTTAGAGGAAGTAACGTGAGTTTTAAGGTTACTTTTATTTCAGATTTGCAAGTTGATGGTGTGTTGACAAAAATAAATAAATATGGAGCAAAAGAACGTCTTCAAAGAGATTATACTCTTCATATAATAGGAAATGACATGATCATTACACTGGATGAGGTTCGGGAGGCAGATGAGGGTGAGTATGATTTAGAAATATTTAATAGGAAAGGAAGTGTTTCTGTTAGATTTAAATTGAATATAATTTTATATTAA